One part of the Stegostoma tigrinum isolate sSteTig4 chromosome 14, sSteTig4.hap1, whole genome shotgun sequence genome encodes these proteins:
- the LOC125457667 gene encoding extracellular calcium-sensing receptor-like, which yields MTGDVVLTGLFPIHFQTIQPNLSFTAEPAPPVCKGFNSRSFRWMQTMIFALQEINKDPVLLPNITLGYNIYDTCTTPSHSLRAALTFASGPHEDVFKYNCVGTSSIPVIVGDSGSTQSLVVARTMMSFNIPMVSYFSSSTCLSNRNEFPAFFRTMPSDAHQAQGVAQLVKQFGWTWVGSIAGDDDYGHNGIQTFSDTVRKLGVCIAFTEVIPKLYSRQRILQIIETIKTSTAKVIVMFALEGDAYPLITEVVRQNLTGRQWIASEAWVTSALIATKENVLTLSGTIGLAIHKAEIPGLRNFLLQAHPFKHLNNLFVRELWETIFNCSFQTTFEHKGQPASMVSQKKCTGSEELNNIHSIYSDVSELRISYNVYKAVYAIAHSLHNLHSCKNSNGPFGNQTCASIFDFQPWQLLHYLKKVKYTSKLGEEVYFDENGDTVATYDVVNWQKNENGSVKFVQVGRFDASSNSGQGLVLNKKMIIWHGGKVKPPESLCSKSCPAGSRKAIRSGEPICCFDCLPCANGEISTEIDSLKCAPCAPEDWPNLQRNQCIPKEIEFLSFKEPMGITLMTMSLLGAAGTVSVAGVLWYYRKTPIVRANNSELSFLLLFSLILCFLCSLIFIGQPSVWSCKLRHTLFGVSFVLCISCILAKTLVVLMAFRATLPNNNILKWFGTLQQLLSVLACTVVQGVICVAWLLTSSPFPVKQTKYYNVKIIFECDLGSVTAFCSMLGYIGFLSCMSFILAFLARRLPDNFNEAKFITFSMLIFCAVWLTFIPAYISSPGKYSVTVEIFAILASSFGLLICIFAPKCYIILLKPERNTKKCIMGKT from the exons ATTTAATTCCAGGTCCTTTCGGTGGATGCAGACCATGATTTTTGCTTTACAAGAAATAAACAAGGACCCAGTGCTCCTGCCGAACATAACGTTAGGTTATAATATTTATGATACCTGTACTACACCTTCTCATTCACTAAGAGCAGCATTAACATTTGCCAGTGGTCCACATGAAGATGTCTTCAAATACAACTGTGTGGGTACTTCTTCGATTCCTGTGATAGTTGGCGACTCAGGGTCAACACAATCTTTGGTGGTGGCCAGAACAATGATGTCCTTCAATATTCCAATG GTCAGTTATTTTTCATCTAGTACCTGTCTCAGTAACAGAAATGAGTTCCCAGCCTTTTTCAGAACAATGCCAAGTGATGCACATCAGGCTCAAGGTGTTGCTCAACTGGTGAAACAGTTTGGCTGGACTTGGGTTGGATCGATTGCAGGTGATGATGACTACGGCCATAATGGAATTCAAACATTCAGTGATACAGTCAGAAAGCTTGGTGTTTGCATTGCTTTCACTGAAGTAATTCCAAAATTGTACTCTAGGCAAAGAATACTTCAAATAATAGAGACCATCAAGACATCTACTGCAAAGGTCATTGTCATGTTTGCTCTTGAGGGGGACGCATACCCTTTAATCACAGAAGTTGTGAGGCAAAATCTCACTGGTCGGCAATGGATAGCGAGTGAGGCTTGGGTTACATCTGCTTTGATTGCAACAAAAGAAAATGTCCTGACTTTGAGTGGCACAATAGGGTTAGCAATTCACAAAGCTGAAATTCCAGGCCTAAGGAATTTCCTTCTTCAAGCCCATCCTTTTAAACATCTGAATAACCTCTTTGTGAGAGAATTGTGGGAAACAATCTTTAATTGCTCTTTTCAGACAACCTTTGAACACAAAGGGCAACCAGCATCAATGGTATCTCAGAAAAAATGCACGGGATCAGAAGAGCTGAACAATATTCACAGTATATATTCTGACGTATCCGAATTAAGAATTTCTTACAATGTGTACAAAGCAGTATATGCAATAGCTCATTCCCTTCACAATTTACATTCATGCAAAAATAGTAATGGCCCATTTGGCAATCAAACTTGTGCCAGTATCTTTGACTTCCAACCTTGGCAG CTCTTACATTACTTGAAAAAAGTAAAATACACGAGTAAATTAGGAGAAGAGGTCTATTTTGATGAAAATGGTGACACCGTTGCAACATACGATGTGGTCAACTGGCAGAAGAATGAAAACGGCTCGGTCAAATTTGTGCAGGTGGGACGTTTTGATGCATCTTCAAATTCAGGCCAAGGCCTTGTCCTAAACAAAAAGATGATCATCTGGCATGGTGGGAAAGTTAAA CCCCCAGAGTCATTGTGCAGTAAAAGTTGCCCTGCTGGATCAAGGAAAGCAATTCGAAGTGGGGAACCAATCTGCTGCTTTGACTGTCTACCATGTGCTAATGGAGAGATTAGTACTGAAATAG ATTCACTAAAATGTGCTCCTTGTGCTCCAGAAGATTGGCCAAACCTACAGAGAAATCAATGCATCCCGAAAGAAATTGAATTCCTCTCATTTAAAGAGCCAATGGGAATCACACTGATGACAATGTCCTTGCTCGGGGCAGCTGGCACAGTGTCTGTTGCAGGAGTCCTTTGGTATTACAGGAAAACTCCCATCGTTCGAGCCAACAACTCTGAACTCAGTTTCCTTCTTCTCTTCTCACTGATATTATGTTTCCTGTGCTCGCTGATTTTTATTGGACAACCATCAGTCTGGTCCTGCAAGCTGAGGCACACACTGTTTGGGGTCAGTTTTGTTCTCTGCATTTCATGTATACTGGCCAAAACCCTGGTTGTACTGATGGCTTTTAGAGCTACCCTTCCCAACAATAACATACTGAAATGGTTTGGAACTCTGCAGCAACTCCTCAGCGTCCTGGCTTGCACAGTTGTCCAAGGTGTAATCTGTGTTGCGTGGCTCCTCACATCCTCACCATTTCCTGTAAAGCAGACCAAATATTACAATGTGAAGATTATTTTTGAGTGTGATTTAGGCTCAGTGACAGCATTTTGCAGTATGCTGGGTTACATCGGATTTTTATCCTGCATGAGCTTCATCCTTGCGTTCTTAGCTCGAAGGCTGCCAGATAACTTCAACGAGGCTAAATTCATCACCTTCAGCATGCTGATTTTCTGTGCGGTTTGGTTGACTTTTATCCCAGCCTATATCAGTTCTCCTGGAAAATACTCTGTCACTGTTGAAATCTTTGCTATTTTGGCATCGAGCTTTGGTCTGCTTATCTGCATTTTTGCTCCAAAATGTTACATAATCCTGTTAAAACCAGAGAGAAACACAAAGAAATGCATTATGGGTAAAACATGA